The region TACCCCCCTCGCGGTTCCGACCGCCGGTGAGAAGCCGGCGGACGGAGTCGTTCCCGCGCAACCGGACTGCAAATATGCAAATTTTGCCGCCCATCCGAGTGGATGATGCCGTTCGAAGACGGGCGGGGAGTCACCTATCGGCATCAATCATCGTTGAATGGACCGCGCGGTAGCAGGGTTCCGAGATGACGGGACCTGTCGGCACGAAATCCGTGACGGCAGAATATGCCACCGCCGCTGGAAAAGGAGTAGAACCGTGAAGAAGCTCACCAAGGCCGCGGCATTCGCCGCCGGAACCGTTATGGCGATGGGCGTCGCCACCCCGGCGTTCGCCAGCTCCGACGCGACCGGTGCCGCCATCGGCTCCCCGGGCGTGCTGTCCGGCAACCTGATCCAGGTGCCGGTGCACGTGCCGCTCAACCTGTGCGGCAACACCGTCAACATCATCGCGCTGCTGAACCCGACGTTCGGCAACACCTGCGTCAACGCCGACTGACGACGAACGACGCCGACAGGTCGGACAGCACGCTCCGACCAGGTACCGCCCCGGGCCGAGTGCGCCGCACTCCGGGGCGGTCCGTCATCTGCACCACCCTTGCACGACCTTGCACGAGCGGAGAAATGAGTCGATGCGACGACAGATTCTGAGCCGGAGTCTGCTCACCGTTGCTGCCGCGAGCAGCATCCTCGCCGTGACGGGAGGCTATGCGAACGCGGACTCCGACGCACAGGGCGCCCTGAACGGATCACCCCATTCGGCCGACGCCCATTCGCCGGAAGCCGATGTGCCGGCCGGTACCCATTCGTACGGAGCCACCGCGGAAAGCGACACGCACGGCTCGCCGGGAGTGCTGTCGGGAAACAGTGTGAATATCCCGGTCCAGGCGCCGGTGAACGTGTGCGGGAACTCCGTGGACGTGGCCGCGCTGCTCAATGCCGTGAGCGGGAATTCCTGTGCCAACGGCGAGGTGCCCGCCACCCCCGTGGTGCCGGGACCGCGGCACGCCAAGCCCCCCGTCACCACGCCCGAGGTGCACACACAGCTCGCGGAGACCGGCGCGTCGCGGGGCGCGGTGGGCGCGGCGACCGGCGCGGGAGCCGCGCTCCTGCTCAGCGGCGCGATGCTCTATCGGCGTTCGACCCGTACCGCGCGTATTCAGCGCACGTATTCCTGAGCGATTTCCGACCGTTTCCTTGCCCGGGCCCGGAAAGTCAAGCCGCCGCACTATCGGGTGATTGTCAGGCGGCGGGTCCGCACACAGTTTCCGTTGCACTCCGTAGTCGTTGTTCATGTCGACAGACATTCCGGCGCTACCGAAAGGGTGGCAAGTGAAGTACTCGAAGGTTGCAGCGGTCGTGGCCGGCTCCATGATGGCGGTCGGTGTGGCGGCGCCCGCATTCGCCGACGCCGCGAGCGCCGACAACATGAGCACGATGCCGACCAGCATCGACAGCGGGATCAACCAGGCGCTCAATGAGCAGCCGCTGCAGAAGCTCGGCGACAGCGCCCCGCTCGGTCCCGTTCTGAGCACCCTCGGCAAGACGACCGACAACCTCCGGGGCAACACCTCGACCGACGCCCTCCTGGGGCAGGCGAGCACGGCCACCCAGGGTGTCGCCAAGTCCGGCCTGGACGGTGCCGTACCCGGCGCGTCGCTGCTCGGCGGGCTGCCGCTGGGCGGGCTGCCGCTCGGCGGTCTGGGCGGCGTGCTCGGCGGACTCGGCGGCTGACGCCCCGTCACTTTCCCGGCGGCCCGACTCCACCATCGGAGTGAAACGCCGGAACCAAACCCGTCATGAGCGGTTGATCAGATCGCTCAGACCTTCCTTCCAGAACCGCGCAATCCCGCATCGCAAAAGGACACACAATGATCAAGAAGATGCTGGCCGGAGCCGCCCTCGCCGCTTCGGTCGTCGCAGTCGGCGCCGCCGCCGCCCCGGCCATGGCCATCGGCAACGACACCGGCACCACCACGGTGAACGGCAACGGCGCCGTGCAGGCTTACGGCAACACCGTCACCGGCGGCACCCAGAGCCCGCAGCTCGGCCTCATCCAGGGCACCCTGAAC is a window of Streptomyces sp. NBC_01477 DNA encoding:
- a CDS encoding chaplin, yielding MAMGVATPAFASSDATGAAIGSPGVLSGNLIQVPVHVPLNLCGNTVNIIALLNPTFGNTCVNAD
- a CDS encoding chaplin; translation: MRRQILSRSLLTVAAASSILAVTGGYANADSDAQGALNGSPHSADAHSPEADVPAGTHSYGATAESDTHGSPGVLSGNSVNIPVQAPVNVCGNSVDVAALLNAVSGNSCANGEVPATPVVPGPRHAKPPVTTPEVHTQLAETGASRGAVGAATGAGAALLLSGAMLYRRSTRTARIQRTYS